From a region of the Tateyamaria omphalii genome:
- a CDS encoding heme NO-binding domain-containing protein, with translation MHGLINRAIQCFVTDSYGADKWVEATRFADMDFVEFEAMLIYDDDITPKLLDAISNILNRPRSDVMEDMGTYLVSHPNVEALRRLLRFGGVTFVEFLHSLDDLPDRARLAVSDLNLPRIELRDHSPTHFSLICESPIDGYGHVMMGILRTMADDYGALALLEHTGSGNGIETISVTLVETEFAAGRAFDLGARAS, from the coding sequence ATGCATGGGCTGATCAATCGGGCAATTCAGTGTTTCGTGACGGACAGTTACGGGGCCGACAAATGGGTCGAAGCGACCCGCTTTGCGGATATGGACTTTGTCGAGTTCGAAGCGATGTTGATCTATGACGATGACATCACACCGAAACTGCTGGACGCGATCAGCAACATCTTGAACCGTCCGCGTAGTGACGTGATGGAGGACATGGGGACATATCTGGTTTCCCACCCGAATGTCGAAGCGCTGCGGCGCCTGTTGCGTTTTGGCGGTGTGACATTTGTTGAATTCCTGCACTCGCTCGATGATCTGCCGGACCGCGCGCGGCTCGCCGTGTCCGATTTGAACCTTCCGCGGATCGAGTTGAGGGATCACTCGCCGACGCATTTCAGCCTGATCTGTGAAAGCCCGATAGATGGATACGGGCATGTGATGATGGGCATTCTGCGCACGATGGCGGATGACTATGGCGCGCTCGCCTTGCTTGAGCACACGGGCAGTGGAAACGGGATCGAGACGATTTCGGTGACGCTCGTTGAAACCGAGTTTGCCGCCGGCCGCGCCTTTGACCTGGGGGCGCGGGCGTCATGA
- a CDS encoding homoserine dehydrogenase, translated as MNAPLRLGIAGLGTVGIGVVKIVRQHAALLEARTGRKIEISAVSARSRDKDRGVPLNGYVWEDDPVAVATRDDVDIYVELIGGTDGPAKASVEAAIAAGKDVVTANKAMLAIHGQALAEAAEAKGVSLRYEAAVAGGIPVIKSLTEGLAGNEITRIVGVMNGSCNYILTRMESAGLSYAEVFAEADGLGYLEADPQLDVGGIDAAHKLAILSSIAFGTRVDFDGIELEGIERVSIDDIHHAADMGYKIKLLGVAQKTGRGLEQRMMPCLVPDTSPFGQLQGGTNMVAVEGHAVEQVVLRGPGAGEGPTASAVMGDVCDIARGLRLPVFGQPADTLTDAPRAASILPAPYYLRMALVDKPGALAKIATVLGDAGVSIDRMRQYGHSDTTAPVLIVTHTCTRSAVNEALEAMQDTGVLASDPVVLRIEAV; from the coding sequence ATGAACGCACCGCTTCGGCTTGGCATCGCAGGGTTGGGCACCGTGGGGATCGGCGTGGTCAAGATCGTGCGCCAGCACGCCGCCCTGCTGGAGGCGCGCACCGGCCGCAAGATCGAGATCAGCGCCGTCAGCGCGCGGTCTCGCGACAAGGACCGCGGCGTGCCCCTGAATGGCTACGTATGGGAAGACGACCCCGTGGCCGTCGCCACCCGCGACGACGTGGACATCTATGTCGAGCTGATCGGCGGCACCGATGGCCCGGCCAAAGCCTCGGTCGAGGCGGCGATAGCAGCGGGCAAGGACGTGGTCACCGCCAACAAGGCGATGCTGGCCATCCACGGCCAGGCGCTGGCCGAAGCCGCCGAAGCCAAGGGCGTCAGCCTGCGCTACGAGGCGGCGGTGGCCGGGGGCATCCCCGTCATCAAATCCCTGACCGAAGGCCTCGCCGGGAACGAGATCACGCGCATCGTCGGCGTCATGAACGGGTCCTGCAACTACATCCTGACACGGATGGAAAGCGCCGGGCTGAGCTACGCAGAGGTCTTTGCCGAAGCCGACGGGCTGGGCTATCTGGAGGCCGACCCGCAACTCGATGTGGGCGGCATCGACGCAGCCCACAAGCTGGCGATCCTGTCCTCCATCGCGTTCGGAACGCGCGTCGACTTTGACGGGATCGAGCTTGAGGGCATCGAGCGGGTCAGCATCGACGACATCCACCACGCGGCCGACATGGGCTACAAGATCAAGCTGCTGGGCGTCGCCCAGAAGACCGGGCGCGGGCTGGAACAGCGCATGATGCCCTGCCTTGTGCCAGACACCTCGCCCTTCGGCCAGCTTCAGGGCGGCACCAATATGGTGGCCGTCGAAGGGCACGCGGTGGAACAGGTGGTGCTGCGCGGCCCCGGCGCGGGCGAAGGGCCCACCGCCTCTGCCGTGATGGGCGACGTGTGCGACATCGCCCGTGGCCTGCGTCTGCCGGTCTTTGGCCAACCTGCCGACACACTGACAGACGCGCCGCGCGCCGCATCCATCCTGCCGGCACCGTACTACCTGCGCATGGCGCTGGTCGACAAACCCGGCGCGCTGGCCAAGATCGCGACCGTGCTGGGCGATGCGGGCGTCAGCATCGACCGGATGCGCCAATACGGGCACAGCGACACCACTGCGCCCGTTCTGATTGTCACCCACACCTGCACACGATCTGCCGTGAACGAAGCGCTGGAGGCCATGCAAGACACCGGCGTGCTTGCCTCCGATCCTGTCGTGCTTCGGATCGAAGCCGTCTGA
- the glpX gene encoding class II fructose-bisphosphatase: MTDTAQFQDRMLSLGLARVSEAAALASARLVGHGDEKAADQAAVNAMRQQLNMLDIAGVVVIGEGERDEAPMLYIGEEVGTGSGPGVDIALDPLEGTTLTAKDMPNALTVIAMGPRGSMLHAPDVYMDKLAIGPGYAPDTVTLDMSPAERVEALAKAKGCDAADITVCILERPRHEAVIKAVRDTGASIRLITDGDVAGVMHCADPTTGIDMYMGEGGAPEGVLAAAALKCMGGQIYGRLLFRNDDEKSRAAKAGITDLDRIYTRDEMVTQDVIFAATGVTSGSLLHAVQREPGWLTCETLLMRSKTGSVRRINYRTPTHTV, encoded by the coding sequence ATGACCGATACCGCACAATTCCAGGACCGCATGCTGTCGCTGGGCCTCGCCCGCGTCTCCGAAGCGGCGGCCCTCGCCTCTGCCCGCCTTGTGGGGCACGGCGATGAGAAGGCGGCGGACCAAGCCGCCGTGAACGCCATGCGCCAACAGCTGAACATGCTGGACATCGCTGGCGTCGTCGTGATCGGTGAGGGCGAGCGGGACGAGGCGCCCATGCTCTATATCGGCGAAGAGGTCGGGACCGGATCGGGCCCCGGCGTGGACATCGCGCTGGACCCGCTCGAAGGGACCACGCTCACAGCCAAGGACATGCCCAACGCCCTGACCGTGATCGCCATGGGCCCGCGCGGCAGCATGCTGCACGCGCCCGACGTCTACATGGACAAGCTGGCCATCGGCCCGGGCTATGCGCCCGACACCGTCACGCTGGACATGTCGCCCGCCGAACGGGTCGAGGCACTGGCCAAGGCCAAGGGCTGCGACGCCGCTGACATCACCGTCTGCATCCTGGAACGGCCCCGGCACGAGGCGGTGATCAAGGCCGTGCGCGACACCGGCGCCTCCATCCGCCTGATCACCGATGGTGACGTGGCGGGCGTGATGCACTGCGCCGACCCGACCACCGGCATCGACATGTACATGGGCGAAGGCGGCGCACCCGAGGGCGTGCTGGCGGCTGCGGCACTCAAATGCATGGGTGGTCAGATCTATGGCCGACTGCTGTTCCGCAATGACGACGAAAAGAGCCGCGCGGCCAAGGCCGGGATCACTGACCTTGACCGCATCTATACACGCGACGAAATGGTGACGCAGGACGTGATCTTTGCCGCCACCGGCGTGACCAGCGGCTCGCTTCTGCACGCCGTGCAACGCGAGCCCGGCTGGCTGACCTGCGAAACACTGCTCATGCGGTCCAAGACCGGCTCGGTCCGCCGCATCAACTACCGCACGCCGACCCACACGGTCTGA
- a CDS encoding MmcB family DNA repair protein gives MESAPDMTALMPGQLLARGVSRHLASLGWATVEELVPARGLRVDVMALGPKGEVWVIECKSSRADFMSDHKWDGYLEWCDRFFWAVDGEFPVDLLPEGTGLIIADAYDAEIIRMAPEDKLAPARRKVMVQKFATHAARRLQALRDPGAGLGW, from the coding sequence ATGGAGAGTGCACCCGATATGACGGCGCTGATGCCCGGCCAGTTGCTGGCGCGGGGCGTGTCGCGCCATCTCGCCTCGCTCGGCTGGGCCACGGTCGAGGAGTTGGTGCCTGCGCGCGGTTTGCGCGTGGATGTGATGGCGCTGGGGCCGAAAGGTGAGGTCTGGGTGATCGAGTGCAAGTCGAGCCGTGCCGATTTCATGTCGGATCACAAGTGGGACGGCTATCTGGAGTGGTGCGACCGGTTTTTCTGGGCCGTGGACGGGGAATTTCCCGTTGATCTGTTGCCGGAGGGCACGGGGCTGATCATTGCCGATGCCTATGATGCCGAGATCATCCGCATGGCGCCCGAGGACAAGCTGGCGCCTGCGCGGCGCAAGGTGATGGTGCAGAAATTTGCCACCCATGCGGCGCGGCGCTTGCAGGCGCTGCGCGATCCCGGCGCGGGGTTGGGATGGTGA
- a CDS encoding GGDEF domain-containing protein, translating to MKQQDALMQALDVLCPMHVILGPTGHVVHVGATLQKLRPDAKMVGRRFLEIFDLKRPRAITTMDALRAAAGTKLHLQLRDAPKTEVKGLLVPGLSEGQSIVNLSFGISVVDAVSDYALTSADFAATDLTIEMLYLVEAKSAAMEASRKLNLRLQGAMIAAEEQAFTDTLTGLKNRRAMDHVVARHVDWGTRFGLMQIDLDWFKAVNDTLGHAAGDHVLQTVARVMVEETRDSDTVARVGGDEFVIILPHAKSGEAMEGIGRRIIERLSRPIPFQGEVCKISASIGSAIYDPVSEQTVAEVMDDADVALYASKNGGRGQQTSYTPALRGRTQNLVPPMGRDVEREA from the coding sequence ATGAAGCAACAGGATGCACTCATGCAGGCATTGGATGTTCTGTGTCCGATGCACGTGATCCTCGGGCCCACCGGACATGTCGTGCATGTGGGAGCCACGCTGCAAAAACTGCGGCCGGACGCGAAAATGGTGGGCCGCCGCTTTCTTGAGATTTTCGACCTCAAGCGCCCGCGCGCGATCACCACGATGGACGCGCTGCGGGCCGCCGCGGGCACCAAGTTGCACCTGCAATTGCGCGACGCCCCCAAGACCGAGGTCAAGGGGTTGCTGGTGCCCGGCCTGAGCGAGGGGCAAAGCATCGTGAACCTGTCATTTGGCATTTCGGTGGTGGATGCGGTGTCGGACTATGCGCTGACCAGTGCCGATTTCGCCGCGACGGACCTGACCATCGAGATGCTCTATCTGGTGGAGGCGAAATCGGCTGCGATGGAAGCCTCGCGCAAGCTGAACCTGCGCCTGCAAGGGGCGATGATTGCAGCCGAAGAACAGGCGTTCACCGACACGTTGACGGGGCTCAAAAACCGGCGGGCCATGGATCATGTTGTGGCGCGCCATGTGGATTGGGGCACGCGGTTTGGCCTGATGCAGATTGACCTTGATTGGTTCAAGGCAGTGAATGACACGCTGGGTCATGCCGCCGGTGATCACGTGTTGCAGACGGTGGCCCGCGTGATGGTCGAAGAAACCCGCGACAGCGATACGGTTGCGCGTGTGGGGGGAGACGAGTTCGTGATCATCCTGCCGCATGCCAAGAGCGGCGAAGCGATGGAGGGGATTGGCCGCAGGATCATCGAGAGGCTGTCACGGCCCATTCCGTTTCAGGGCGAGGTGTGCAAAATCTCGGCCAGCATTGGATCGGCCATTTATGATCCCGTGTCCGAGCAGACTGTGGCTGAGGTCATGGATGACGCCGACGTGGCGCTTTATGCCTCGAAAAACGGTGGGCGTGGTCAACAGACCAGTTACACGCCCGCTCTGCGCGGCAGAACCCAAAACCTCGTGCCGCCGATGGGACGCGATGTGGAGCGTGAGGCCTGA
- a CDS encoding pirin family protein, translating to MSLRPTIETRRAQPTMEGAGVHLHRAFGFQDPSELDPFLLFDDFRNDVPEHFEKGFPWHPHRGIETITYVLEGTVEHSDSLGNSGTLGAGSVQWMTAGSGILHQEMPHGNAKGQMHGFQLWGNLPSDQKMTTPRYQDITGADIPEVTDDDGTRVRVITGEFWGQTGPVDGIAADPQYLDISVPSGMKKTFKIDTYRRAFAYVFQGAGAFADASNPSGVLLEKEVAGQELNIRDLSGDRTLIRFGTGDEVTVQAGPDGIRFLLISGAPINEPVAWHGPIVMNTQEELMQAMRDLRNGTFIQPAH from the coding sequence ATGTCCCTCAGACCCACCATCGAGACGCGCAGGGCGCAACCCACCATGGAAGGCGCAGGCGTCCACCTGCACCGCGCTTTCGGCTTTCAGGACCCCTCCGAACTTGACCCGTTCCTTCTCTTTGACGACTTCCGCAATGACGTGCCGGAACATTTCGAAAAAGGCTTCCCCTGGCACCCACATAGGGGAATAGAAACAATCACTTACGTGCTTGAAGGCACGGTCGAGCACAGCGACAGCTTGGGCAATTCCGGCACGCTGGGCGCGGGCTCCGTCCAGTGGATGACCGCAGGCTCCGGCATCCTCCATCAGGAAATGCCGCACGGCAACGCGAAGGGCCAGATGCACGGCTTTCAGCTGTGGGGCAACCTGCCCTCCGACCAGAAGATGACGACACCGCGGTATCAGGACATCACGGGCGCGGACATTCCCGAAGTCACCGACGATGACGGGACGCGCGTGCGCGTGATCACAGGCGAATTCTGGGGGCAGACAGGGCCGGTTGACGGCATCGCCGCCGATCCGCAATACCTCGACATCTCGGTGCCGTCGGGAATGAAAAAGACCTTCAAAATTGACACTTATCGTCGTGCCTTCGCGTATGTGTTCCAAGGCGCGGGCGCTTTTGCGGACGCATCCAACCCCTCGGGCGTGCTGCTGGAAAAAGAGGTCGCGGGACAGGAACTGAACATCCGCGACCTGTCAGGCGACCGCACCCTGATCCGCTTTGGCACCGGGGATGAAGTGACAGTCCAGGCCGGTCCCGACGGCATCCGCTTCTTGCTGATCTCGGGCGCGCCCATCAACGAACCGGTCGCCTGGCACGGACCCATCGTGATGAACACGCAAGAAGAGCTGATGCAGGCCATGCGCGATCTGCGCAACGGCACCTTCATCCAGCCCGCACACTGA
- the recJ gene encoding single-stranded-DNA-specific exonuclease RecJ, producing the protein MAFLGVEQSLTGRAWIGPDLPVERAAETLAQHTQLPRPICQILARMGVPPEGADAYLTPTLRDLMPDPRSMRDMERAAERILTAVRHRQRVAVFADYDVDGGSSAALLMTWFRELGAAAPTLYVPDRIDEGYGPNDAAMAHLAAAHDLIVCVDCGTLSHGPIAAAQGADVIVLDHHLGGETLPDAFAIVNPNRQDEDGALAHLCAAAVVFLALVEAGRQLRAAGQNGPDLMAMLDLVGLATVADVAPLVGVNRAFVRQGLKVMARRDRTGLVALADIAGLDTAPTPYHLGYLLGPRINAGGRIGQADLGARLLGTTDPHEAAALAERLNTLNAERRDIEAKVRAEALAQCEARGTDGALAWAAGPGWHPGVVGIVAARVKEATNRPAIVIGVEDGIGKGSGRSVSGIDLGAPIQRLAAEGLLIKGGGHKMAAGLTVEEGKINTAMSRLSELLAKQGADALGPADLRLDGALMPGAATVELLDQIEAAGPFGSGAPAPRYAFPAMRILNARRVGETHLKVTFGEAGGARLDAIAFGAFDTALGPELMDHGGASFHLAGRVEINTFRGRQSVQLRLEDAARA; encoded by the coding sequence ATGGCATTCCTGGGGGTCGAACAGTCCTTGACCGGTCGCGCCTGGATCGGCCCCGACCTGCCCGTGGAACGGGCAGCGGAGACCCTTGCACAGCACACCCAACTGCCTCGCCCGATCTGCCAGATCCTGGCCCGGATGGGCGTGCCGCCGGAGGGCGCCGATGCCTATCTGACGCCGACCTTGCGCGACCTCATGCCGGACCCGCGGTCCATGCGCGATATGGAACGCGCAGCCGAGCGCATCCTGACCGCCGTCCGCCATCGGCAGCGCGTGGCTGTCTTTGCCGATTACGACGTGGACGGGGGCAGTTCGGCAGCCCTGCTCATGACCTGGTTTCGGGAACTGGGCGCCGCGGCGCCCACGCTCTACGTGCCAGACCGCATCGATGAGGGGTATGGGCCCAATGATGCCGCCATGGCGCACCTGGCCGCCGCACACGACCTGATCGTCTGCGTCGATTGCGGGACCCTGTCCCATGGCCCGATCGCGGCAGCACAGGGCGCAGACGTGATCGTGCTGGACCACCACCTGGGCGGCGAGACGCTGCCAGACGCCTTTGCCATCGTGAACCCCAACCGACAGGACGAAGACGGCGCGCTCGCGCACCTGTGCGCCGCAGCGGTCGTGTTTCTGGCCCTGGTCGAGGCGGGCCGCCAGCTGCGCGCAGCGGGGCAAAACGGACCGGACCTGATGGCGATGCTCGACCTGGTCGGCCTTGCCACCGTGGCTGATGTCGCACCGCTGGTCGGCGTGAACCGCGCCTTTGTCCGGCAAGGGCTCAAGGTCATGGCGCGGAGGGACCGGACCGGGCTGGTTGCGCTCGCGGATATTGCCGGGCTCGACACGGCGCCCACGCCTTACCACCTGGGCTACCTGTTGGGGCCACGGATCAACGCAGGCGGTCGGATCGGCCAGGCCGACCTGGGCGCGCGGCTTCTGGGCACGACCGACCCGCACGAGGCCGCAGCATTGGCCGAACGGCTGAACACATTGAACGCCGAACGGCGCGATATCGAGGCCAAGGTCCGCGCAGAAGCCCTTGCGCAATGCGAGGCGCGCGGTACAGATGGCGCCTTGGCTTGGGCAGCAGGACCCGGCTGGCACCCCGGCGTCGTGGGCATCGTCGCCGCACGCGTGAAGGAGGCGACCAACAGACCGGCCATCGTCATCGGTGTCGAGGACGGGATCGGCAAGGGATCGGGCAGATCCGTCTCTGGCATCGACTTGGGCGCACCCATCCAGAGGCTGGCCGCCGAGGGGCTACTGATCAAGGGCGGCGGACACAAGATGGCCGCGGGCCTGACCGTGGAGGAGGGCAAGATCAACACCGCCATGTCCCGCCTGTCGGAACTGCTTGCAAAACAGGGGGCAGACGCACTTGGCCCCGCCGATTTGAGGCTGGACGGTGCATTGATGCCCGGCGCGGCAACGGTTGAGTTGCTGGACCAGATTGAAGCCGCAGGCCCCTTTGGCTCTGGCGCCCCGGCACCGCGTTACGCCTTTCCAGCCATGCGGATATTGAACGCACGGCGTGTCGGTGAAACACACCTCAAGGTGACCTTTGGTGAGGCGGGTGGAGCAAGGCTGGACGCCATCGCATTTGGCGCATTCGACACGGCGCTTGGCCCGGAATTGATGGATCACGGCGGCGCGTCTTTTCACCTGGCAGGGCGCGTCGAAATCAACACCTTCCGCGGGCGCCAGTCGGTCCAGCTTCGGCTTGAAGATGCAGCGCGCGCCTGA
- a CDS encoding HAD family hydrolase codes for MTAPPAPVRGVIFDKDGTLFDFSTTWEAWAAAFLRRAAQGDEARAERAGAAIGFDLLRARFARDSVVIAGTPSEIATDLAPHFPDLSRDALVTLLNQEAARAPQAEAVPLAPLLTGLRARGLALGVATNDAEAPARAHLEEAQVERYFDFIAGSDSGYGGKPRPGQLVAFCEQTGLGPDAVVMVGDSTHDLLAGRAAGMRSIAVLTGLAPREVLAPLADAVLPDIGGLPGWLDGIAAL; via the coding sequence GTGACTGCGCCACCCGCGCCGGTGCGCGGCGTGATCTTTGACAAGGACGGCACGCTGTTTGACTTTTCCACCACGTGGGAGGCGTGGGCCGCCGCCTTTCTGCGCCGCGCGGCCCAAGGCGATGAGGCGCGTGCCGAACGTGCGGGTGCTGCCATTGGTTTCGACCTGTTGCGCGCCCGTTTTGCGCGCGATTCTGTCGTGATCGCCGGTACCCCGTCCGAGATTGCGACGGACCTTGCGCCCCATTTCCCGGACCTGTCGCGGGACGCGCTGGTGACGCTATTGAATCAGGAGGCCGCGCGCGCCCCGCAGGCCGAGGCCGTGCCGCTTGCCCCGTTGCTGACGGGGTTGCGGGCGCGTGGCCTGGCCCTGGGTGTTGCGACCAACGATGCGGAGGCGCCCGCGCGGGCGCATCTGGAAGAGGCGCAGGTCGAGCGGTATTTTGATTTCATCGCCGGAAGCGACAGTGGCTATGGCGGCAAACCGAGGCCCGGCCAGCTTGTCGCGTTTTGCGAACAGACCGGGCTGGGCCCCGACGCGGTCGTGATGGTCGGTGACAGTACCCACGACCTGCTGGCGGGCCGCGCCGCCGGGATGCGCAGCATTGCCGTTTTGACCGGCCTTGCCCCGCGCGAGGTTTTGGCCCCGTTGGCGGATGCTGTCCTGCCCGACATCGGCGGGTTGCCCGGCTGGCTGGATGGCATCGCCGCCCTCTGA
- a CDS encoding DUF3572 domain-containing protein: MSHSQESAEVVGLQAIAWMAGNQELLPVFLGATGASEADMRAGVSDSGFLGALLDFIMMDDAWVTAFCDAHSLPYDAPMRARMALPGGGDVHWT; the protein is encoded by the coding sequence ATGTCCCATTCGCAAGAATCCGCCGAAGTCGTGGGTTTGCAGGCCATCGCCTGGATGGCGGGCAACCAGGAGTTGTTGCCGGTCTTTCTGGGTGCGACCGGTGCCAGCGAGGCTGATATGCGCGCCGGTGTGAGCGATTCCGGCTTTCTGGGTGCGCTTTTGGACTTCATCATGATGGATGATGCCTGGGTGACTGCATTCTGTGATGCGCACAGTCTGCCCTATGACGCACCGATGCGCGCGCGCATGGCCCTGCCGGGCGGAGGGGACGTGCATTGGACGTGA
- a CDS encoding TetR/AcrR family transcriptional regulator has protein sequence MARTTGSHSDITGPRIRDAALRLFARQGYAAVSMRQIAGEVGVQAGALYNYIPDKQSLLVELMRDHMVELLAAVPVDPSDAPLVQLEAFVRFHIGFHHARPDAVFIAYMELRNLDPANFAEIEDLRGRYEAVLERILRDGAEVGAFDVPDPKIATLAVIAMLTGVTTWFRAGGRLSLGDVQDQYWDMVRKSVLA, from the coding sequence ATGGCGCGCACAACTGGTTCGCATTCCGACATCACTGGCCCGCGTATCCGCGACGCGGCGCTGCGGCTGTTTGCGCGGCAGGGGTACGCCGCGGTGTCGATGCGCCAGATCGCGGGTGAGGTCGGCGTGCAGGCTGGGGCGCTGTATAACTACATTCCGGACAAGCAGAGCCTGCTGGTCGAGTTGATGCGCGACCACATGGTTGAGTTGCTGGCGGCAGTGCCGGTGGATCCCTCTGACGCACCGCTGGTGCAGCTTGAAGCCTTTGTCCGCTTTCACATCGGCTTTCACCATGCGCGGCCTGACGCAGTGTTCATTGCCTATATGGAATTGCGTAATCTGGACCCCGCTAATTTTGCCGAGATCGAGGACCTGCGCGGCCGTTATGAGGCTGTTTTGGAACGTATTTTGCGCGATGGCGCAGAGGTGGGCGCGTTCGATGTGCCTGATCCGAAGATCGCGACGCTGGCGGTCATTGCGATGCTGACCGGGGTGACCACCTGGTTCCGGGCCGGTGGCCGTTTGAGCCTGGGGGACGTACAGGATCAATATTGGGATATGGTGCGGAAATCCGTGCTGGCGTGA
- a CDS encoding trimethylamine methyltransferase family protein codes for MAEIATRRKARGGGRAGAAARRGAAVIEQMPWNPPVITDAPIEPLSPEGVAAIHDGAMRILEEIGVQFLNEEALEILREAGCQIDGDIVRMGRDFVMEMVGKAPSQFTLTPRNPNRALTVGGGHILFGNVSSPPNYWDMEIGTKVPGTREKCANLLKLTQYFNCIHFAGGYPVEPVDLHASVRHLDVLFDKLTLTDKVMHAYSLGKERVEDVMEMVRIASGLTHEEFEATPRMYTNINSTSPLKHDQPMIDGCLRLVRRGQAVVVTPFTLAGAMAPVTMAGAVAQSIAEALCAIALFQYVAPGAPCAIGTFTSNVDMKSGAPAFGTPEYMRATQMTGQLARFYGLPMRSSGVCAANVPDGQAMWETSNSLWAAVQSGSNMVYHAAGWLEGGLIASPEKFVMDCEILQQIQRYMDPSLTATSGEDIALDAIKSVGNDGHFFGIQHTQDRYSTAFYQPFLSDWKNYEGWEAAGAIWTPERAHRMFKDIINSFEAPPMDVAIREELADFVARRKSEGGAPTDF; via the coding sequence ATGGCAGAGATCGCGACACGGCGCAAAGCACGCGGCGGCGGACGGGCAGGGGCCGCGGCCCGGCGGGGTGCGGCCGTCATCGAGCAGATGCCGTGGAACCCGCCCGTCATCACCGATGCCCCGATCGAGCCGTTGTCACCCGAAGGTGTCGCGGCGATCCATGACGGTGCGATGCGCATCCTCGAAGAGATCGGTGTCCAGTTCCTTAACGAAGAGGCCCTCGAGATCCTGCGCGAGGCCGGGTGCCAGATCGACGGTGACATCGTCCGCATGGGACGCGATTTTGTCATGGAGATGGTGGGCAAGGCCCCTTCGCAGTTCACGCTGACCCCGCGCAACCCCAACCGCGCCCTGACCGTGGGCGGCGGGCATATTCTGTTCGGCAACGTGTCTTCGCCCCCGAATTACTGGGATATGGAGATCGGGACCAAGGTGCCCGGCACGCGTGAGAAATGCGCGAACCTGTTGAAGCTGACCCAGTATTTCAACTGCATCCACTTTGCGGGCGGGTATCCTGTCGAACCGGTCGATCTTCACGCCAGTGTCCGCCATCTGGACGTGCTGTTCGACAAGCTGACGCTGACCGACAAGGTCATGCACGCCTATTCGCTGGGCAAGGAGCGTGTCGAGGACGTGATGGAGATGGTCCGCATCGCCAGTGGTCTGACCCATGAGGAATTCGAAGCAACGCCGCGGATGTACACCAACATCAACTCCACCTCGCCGCTGAAGCACGATCAGCCGATGATCGACGGCTGCCTGCGTCTGGTCCGGCGCGGGCAGGCTGTGGTGGTCACGCCCTTTACCCTTGCGGGCGCGATGGCGCCGGTGACGATGGCTGGCGCTGTCGCCCAATCCATTGCCGAGGCGCTCTGCGCCATTGCCCTGTTCCAATACGTGGCCCCCGGTGCGCCCTGTGCCATCGGCACGTTTACCTCGAACGTCGACATGAAGTCGGGCGCACCCGCCTTTGGCACGCCGGAATACATGCGCGCCACGCAGATGACGGGCCAGCTGGCGCGGTTCTATGGCTTGCCGATGCGGTCCTCTGGTGTGTGCGCCGCCAACGTGCCGGATGGCCAGGCGATGTGGGAGACGTCGAACAGCCTGTGGGCGGCGGTGCAATCGGGCAGCAACATGGTCTATCACGCCGCCGGCTGGCTTGAGGGCGGGCTGATCGCCAGCCCCGAAAAATTCGTGATGGATTGCGAGATATTGCAGCAAATTCAGCGGTATATGGATCCGTCGCTGACGGCGACCAGTGGCGAGGATATTGCCCTCGACGCGATCAAGTCGGTGGGCAATGACGGCCATTTCTTTGGCATTCAGCACACGCAGGACCGCTATTCGACGGCCTTTTACCAGCCCTTCCTGAGCGACTGGAAAAACTACGAAGGGTGGGAGGCCGCGGGCGCCATCTGGACCCCGGAACGAGCGCACAGGATGTTCAAGGACATCATCAACAGCTTCGAGGCGCCGCCGATGGACGTCGCCATCCGCGAGGAGCTGGCGGACTTCGTGGCGCGGCGAAAATCCGAGGGCGGCGCGCCGACCGATTTCTGA